A single region of the Aliidongia dinghuensis genome encodes:
- a CDS encoding LysR family transcriptional regulator — translation MEIRHFRYFLAAAEELHFTRAAQRVNVAQPALSQQIRQLEDELGAQLFHRLTRGVELTEAGRAFLPYAKAALTASEAAAVAAKRAAKGELGQLRIGFTSSASFNPIVTGTIGRFRDAYPDMELNLQEQATSALLPFLREGRIQLAFIRATTDEMEGLRRTLLPDEALWVALPARHRLAGETCVNLAALSAERFIVYPRTNGRLLYDAIVAACGQAGFSPLIVQEAPQLASTVNLVAAGVGIALVPASMRRIRAPGVAYVQLSAPVPVASLALVQGPDLLMTTAVRNFIRCLEETKQDSMLADDPVSAL, via the coding sequence ATGGAAATTCGGCATTTCCGTTACTTCCTGGCAGCCGCCGAGGAGCTCCACTTCACCCGAGCTGCCCAACGGGTCAACGTTGCCCAGCCCGCATTGAGCCAGCAGATCCGCCAGTTGGAGGACGAGCTCGGGGCACAGCTCTTTCACCGGCTGACGCGCGGTGTCGAGCTGACAGAGGCGGGACGTGCTTTCCTTCCGTACGCCAAAGCCGCGCTGACCGCGTCTGAGGCGGCGGCGGTGGCCGCCAAGCGTGCCGCGAAGGGCGAGCTGGGCCAGTTGCGCATCGGCTTCACCAGCTCGGCGTCGTTCAATCCAATCGTCACCGGAACCATCGGACGCTTCCGGGATGCCTATCCCGACATGGAGTTGAACCTCCAGGAGCAGGCCACGTCGGCACTGCTGCCATTCCTCCGCGAAGGCCGGATTCAGCTGGCGTTCATCCGAGCCACAACTGACGAGATGGAGGGGCTGCGTCGCACACTCCTGCCAGACGAAGCCCTGTGGGTAGCCCTGCCGGCAAGGCACCGGCTTGCTGGAGAAACCTGCGTCAACCTTGCGGCTTTGTCGGCAGAGCGCTTCATCGTGTACCCGAGGACGAACGGCCGGCTGCTCTATGACGCCATCGTCGCTGCCTGCGGCCAGGCGGGGTTTAGTCCCCTTATTGTCCAGGAAGCACCGCAGTTGGCGTCGACAGTCAACCTCGTCGCAGCCGGTGTCGGCATCGCCCTCGTCCCCGCGTCGATGCGGCGAATCAGGGCGCCTGGGGTCGCCTACGTCCAACTCTCAGCGCCGGTCCCTGTCGCATCACTGGCGCTGGTACAAGGACCAGATTTGCTGATGACGACGGCCGTACGCAATTTCATCCGCTGTCTGGAGGAAACGAAGCAGGATTCAATGTTAGCGGATGATCCCGTCAGCGCGCTCTAA
- the citF gene encoding citrate lyase subunit alpha codes for MSIPSYIDGYGEVRRFSGAFAAPRESQRAGAQVRSIRPGETKCLASIRDAVMACNLKDGATISFHHHLRDGDDVLRAVMSEIAALGLRDIRVAASSLFPVHAPLVEHIRSGVVTRIVSSYITGPVAKAISAGELPTPAVLQTHGGRARAIEAGELHIDVAFVAAPAADIYGNLNGVEGKSACGVLGYPMVDARHADRVVAITDTLLDFPLSSIDIAQDLVDYVVRVDSIGDPAKIVSGTTRVTEDPTGLAIAAMAARVIEASGLLVDGFSFQTGAGGISLAVAKDIAVAMRDRHVIGSFAAGGVTEGIVSMFKQGLFRTLFDVQCFDLGAVASYREDKGHLAMSASLYANPASKGALVNQLDVMVLGAAEVDLNFNVNVTAVGGGAIIGGSGGHADTAAGAKLALVTTRIVAGGNPKIVDAVECVTTPGETIDVVVTEAGVAVNRQRADLRARLAAAGIPLVDIERLRDLAADQAEATVRRQVDPTARIVAVVEYRDGTVIDVVRKRRNLPPGA; via the coding sequence ATGTCGATCCCGTCCTACATTGATGGCTACGGCGAGGTGAGGCGCTTTTCCGGAGCCTTCGCTGCGCCTCGTGAAAGCCAGCGCGCCGGAGCGCAGGTCAGAAGTATCCGTCCCGGTGAAACCAAATGCCTAGCGTCGATTCGAGACGCGGTCATGGCCTGCAACCTGAAGGACGGGGCGACCATTTCCTTTCACCATCACTTGCGGGACGGCGACGACGTTCTGCGGGCAGTGATGAGCGAAATCGCGGCGCTGGGCCTTCGCGATATCCGGGTCGCAGCCAGCTCCCTGTTCCCGGTGCATGCTCCACTTGTCGAGCATATTCGCAGCGGCGTGGTGACGCGGATCGTCTCCAGCTACATCACAGGGCCGGTTGCCAAGGCGATCTCCGCCGGTGAGCTGCCGACGCCGGCGGTCCTGCAAACCCACGGCGGCCGCGCGCGGGCCATCGAAGCCGGCGAGTTGCACATCGACGTTGCTTTCGTCGCGGCTCCGGCCGCTGACATCTATGGCAACCTCAACGGGGTGGAAGGAAAATCGGCCTGTGGCGTGTTGGGATACCCCATGGTTGATGCCCGCCATGCCGACCGCGTCGTGGCAATCACCGATACGCTGTTGGACTTTCCGCTGAGCTCGATCGACATCGCCCAGGATCTGGTCGACTACGTCGTGCGTGTGGACTCGATCGGCGATCCGGCAAAGATCGTCTCGGGCACGACACGCGTCACCGAGGATCCTACGGGATTGGCCATTGCCGCCATGGCCGCGCGTGTCATTGAGGCATCCGGCCTGCTCGTGGATGGATTTTCATTTCAGACCGGGGCTGGCGGCATCTCGCTAGCGGTCGCCAAAGACATCGCCGTTGCCATGCGCGACCGGCATGTGATCGGCAGCTTCGCTGCCGGTGGCGTCACGGAGGGCATCGTCTCCATGTTCAAGCAGGGACTTTTCCGCACTCTGTTCGATGTTCAGTGCTTCGACCTCGGGGCCGTCGCCTCCTATCGCGAGGACAAGGGGCATTTGGCGATGTCCGCTTCGCTTTACGCCAATCCTGCCTCGAAGGGCGCCCTGGTGAACCAGCTCGATGTGATGGTTCTGGGGGCAGCCGAGGTCGATCTCAACTTCAATGTCAATGTCACGGCCGTAGGCGGCGGCGCGATCATCGGCGGGTCGGGCGGCCATGCCGACACGGCCGCAGGTGCCAAGCTGGCGTTGGTCACGACACGCATAGTCGCAGGCGGCAATCCCAAGATCGTAGATGCCGTCGAATGCGTAACCACTCCGGGGGAAACAATTGACGTAGTGGTCACCGAAGCGGGTGTGGCGGTGAATCGCCAGCGGGCGGATCTGCGGGCGCGGCTTGCCGCAGCGGGCATCCCCCTGGTCGACATTGAACGCCTGCGGGACCTAGCAGCCGATCAGGCCGAAGCGACAGTGCGCCGCCAAGTGGATCCCACGGCGCGCATCGTCGCCGTCGTTGAATACCGAGACGGCACGGTAATTGACGTCGTTCGCAAACGCCGCAATCTGCCCCCTGGGGCTTAG
- a CDS encoding SDR family oxidoreductase, with translation MKLENKIAIVTGAASGFGEAIAHRFVENGARVVIADLNAEKAAAVARALRGETRAIAVRTDVSSRSDIDKLLAEATRFFGTPDIIVNNAGYTHKNRPLLEVDEATFDRVFAVNVKSIYHMVHAAVPAMRDNGGGVMLNVGSVAGIRPRPGLTWYNGSKGAANTLSKSLAVELAPWKIRVNAICPVIGVTGMLEDFMGMPDTPENRTKFLGSIPLGRFCEADDVAQAALYLATADFITGIELPVDGGRTI, from the coding sequence ATGAAGCTTGAAAACAAGATTGCCATCGTGACCGGAGCGGCGAGCGGTTTCGGCGAAGCGATTGCACACCGGTTCGTCGAGAACGGCGCTCGCGTCGTGATCGCGGATCTGAATGCAGAGAAAGCTGCTGCTGTTGCTCGCGCGCTGAGAGGAGAGACAAGGGCGATTGCCGTGCGGACCGACGTCTCGTCGCGGTCCGACATTGACAAGTTGCTGGCGGAGGCGACGCGCTTTTTTGGAACGCCCGACATCATCGTCAACAATGCCGGCTACACACATAAGAACCGCCCACTACTCGAGGTGGACGAAGCCACCTTCGACCGGGTCTTTGCTGTCAACGTGAAGTCCATTTACCACATGGTCCATGCGGCCGTGCCAGCGATGCGTGACAACGGCGGTGGTGTGATGTTGAACGTCGGCTCGGTTGCGGGCATCCGCCCCCGTCCGGGCCTGACCTGGTACAACGGTTCCAAGGGCGCGGCGAACACGCTGTCCAAGTCACTGGCTGTCGAGCTGGCGCCCTGGAAAATCCGGGTGAACGCGATCTGTCCGGTCATCGGCGTGACGGGAATGCTCGAAGATTTCATGGGCATGCCGGACACGCCTGAGAATCGCACCAAGTTCCTGGGCAGTATCCCGCTCGGGCGGTTCTGCGAGGCGGACGACGTCGCTCAGGCCGCGCTCTACCTGGCAACGGCCGATTTCATCACCGGCATCGAGCTCCCGGTCGATGGCGGGCGGACGATCTGA
- a CDS encoding aldehyde dehydrogenase family protein encodes MPRPCNFIGGHWTESSGEATLNVYEPATGEVIGTIADSTPEDVDRAVRAAREAFDTGAWGRTTALDRSRLLTRLGTLILRDVDRLAEAEARDTGKPASVAKADTVALARYFEYYGGAADKLHGETIPYLDGYMVTVAPEPHGVTGHILPWNYPAQMFGRTLAPSLAVGNATVLKPAEDACATSLLLADLVTEAGFPNGAVNIVTGRGSVAGAALAAHQGVDFMSFTGSPEVGQIIQKLCADHYITCTLELGGKSPQIIFADADLDAAIPVIVKAIIQNSGQTCSAGSRVLIERSAYDEVITRLKQAFARVRVGAPEMNLDCGPIITAKQQARVQSFIDRAIADGIPVLAQGVIDDGAPANGYYVRPTLFGPTPRENAIAREEVFGPVLVALPFDDEDDAVALANGTDYGLVAAVWTRDGARQMRLGKRVRTGQMFVNCYGAGAGIELPFGGAGKSGHGREKGFAALRDFSKTKTIVFHHG; translated from the coding sequence ATGCCCCGGCCCTGCAATTTCATTGGCGGGCATTGGACCGAGTCGTCCGGTGAGGCCACGCTGAACGTCTACGAGCCTGCAACCGGCGAGGTGATCGGAACGATCGCCGACAGCACACCCGAGGATGTCGATCGCGCCGTCCGGGCCGCCCGGGAAGCCTTCGACACCGGTGCGTGGGGCCGGACCACTGCACTGGACCGGAGCCGCCTGTTGACCCGCCTGGGAACGCTCATCCTCCGCGACGTTGACCGGCTGGCAGAGGCCGAAGCCCGGGACACCGGCAAGCCCGCGAGCGTCGCCAAGGCCGACACGGTCGCCCTCGCGCGCTACTTCGAGTACTACGGCGGAGCCGCTGACAAGCTGCACGGCGAGACCATTCCCTACCTCGACGGCTACATGGTCACGGTCGCACCGGAACCGCATGGCGTGACCGGCCATATCCTGCCGTGGAATTATCCCGCGCAGATGTTCGGACGCACGCTCGCGCCGTCGCTCGCGGTCGGCAACGCGACGGTGTTGAAGCCAGCAGAGGATGCTTGCGCAACCTCGCTCCTGCTGGCGGACCTTGTCACTGAAGCGGGCTTTCCGAATGGTGCCGTCAATATCGTGACCGGCCGGGGGAGTGTGGCGGGGGCGGCACTGGCGGCCCACCAGGGGGTCGATTTCATGTCCTTCACCGGCTCGCCGGAGGTCGGACAGATCATCCAGAAGCTGTGCGCCGATCATTATATTACCTGCACGCTGGAACTCGGCGGGAAATCGCCCCAGATCATCTTCGCCGACGCCGATCTCGACGCCGCCATCCCAGTGATCGTCAAAGCGATCATCCAGAACAGCGGCCAAACCTGTTCGGCCGGCAGTCGGGTTCTGATTGAGCGCAGCGCCTACGACGAAGTCATCACCCGCCTCAAGCAAGCCTTCGCCCGGGTCCGAGTTGGCGCGCCCGAGATGAATCTCGACTGCGGGCCGATCATCACCGCCAAGCAGCAGGCGCGCGTCCAGAGCTTCATCGACCGTGCCATCGCTGACGGAATACCGGTCCTTGCGCAGGGTGTGATCGACGATGGCGCGCCGGCGAACGGCTACTATGTGCGGCCGACGCTGTTCGGTCCGACGCCGCGCGAAAACGCCATCGCCCGTGAGGAGGTCTTTGGACCGGTTCTGGTCGCGCTGCCCTTCGACGACGAGGACGATGCCGTTGCGCTTGCCAACGGCACCGATTACGGCCTTGTCGCGGCCGTCTGGACGCGCGACGGCGCACGCCAGATGCGACTGGGCAAGCGCGTCCGCACCGGTCAGATGTTCGTAAATTGCTACGGCGCCGGTGCCGGCATCGAGCTCCCGTTCGGTGGTGCTGGCAAGAGCGGCCATGGGCGCGAAAAGGGCTTTGCTGCTTTGCGCGACTTCAGCAAGACCAAGACGATCGTGTTTCATCACGGCTGA